Proteins encoded within one genomic window of Acinetobacter sp. YWS30-1:
- a CDS encoding AMP-binding protein, whose translation MEKIWFAEYQKTGIPETVELPAENTSLVDIFERNFQKFGSRDAFIFMDKTLTFNELEEASRKFAAYLQSLGLAKGTRVAVMMPNVLQYPVVALGVFRAGLVLVNVNPLYTSRELEHQLKDSGAEVLVIIENFASVYQSIIGKTPVKHVVVASVGDMLGALKGTLVNFVLRSVRKQIPAWDIPGHIKFNAALNKVNPSNYKRPELTLSDTAVLQYTGGTTGVSKGAELTHRNLVANLLQCDGIFQSKFGAQDGQPDDRIFCALPLYHIFAFMVCALYGMYKGQANVLIPNPRDLPAVMKELRKYQPTFFPAVNTLFNALVNNEEFKQLDHSRLKMAMGGGMAVLPSTAEAWKKITGTNIIEGYGLSETSPVATANPPASEAFSGTIGIPLPLTEVAILDDDGNEVALGEQGEISIRGPQVMKGYWNRPDETDKVMVNGFFRTGDIGVMDSRGYIKIVDRKKDMILVSGFNVYPSEIEEVVAKHPKVLEVAAIGVPDEKSGEVPKLFVVKKDPSLTTEEVLAFAKENLTGYKRPRYVEFMDELPKSNVGKILRKDLRKTA comes from the coding sequence ATGGAAAAAATTTGGTTCGCTGAATACCAAAAAACAGGGATTCCAGAAACTGTAGAATTACCAGCAGAAAATACGTCTCTGGTTGATATTTTTGAACGCAATTTCCAAAAATTTGGCTCACGTGATGCCTTTATCTTTATGGATAAGACTTTAACGTTCAATGAATTGGAAGAAGCTAGTCGTAAATTCGCAGCATATTTACAAAGTTTGGGTCTGGCAAAAGGCACACGTGTTGCTGTAATGATGCCAAACGTTCTTCAGTATCCGGTCGTAGCATTGGGGGTGTTCCGCGCTGGTTTAGTACTGGTGAATGTAAATCCACTATATACATCACGTGAGCTTGAGCATCAGTTAAAAGATTCTGGTGCTGAAGTTCTGGTCATTATTGAGAACTTTGCAAGCGTTTATCAGTCAATTATTGGCAAAACGCCTGTGAAGCACGTCGTGGTTGCTTCTGTGGGTGACATGCTGGGTGCTTTAAAAGGTACTTTGGTGAACTTTGTATTGCGTTCAGTACGTAAGCAGATTCCGGCATGGGATATTCCAGGCCACATCAAGTTCAATGCAGCCCTGAATAAAGTTAACCCAAGCAACTATAAACGCCCTGAATTGACTTTAAGTGATACTGCTGTACTTCAGTACACAGGTGGTACTACTGGTGTTTCTAAAGGTGCTGAACTGACCCATCGTAACCTGGTTGCTAACCTGTTGCAGTGTGACGGTATCTTCCAGAGCAAATTCGGTGCGCAAGATGGCCAGCCAGATGACCGTATTTTCTGTGCTTTACCGCTTTATCACATCTTTGCTTTCATGGTCTGTGCACTTTACGGCATGTATAAAGGTCAGGCGAACGTTCTGATTCCTAACCCGCGTGACCTGCCTGCGGTGATGAAAGAATTACGTAAATACCAGCCAACATTCTTCCCTGCTGTGAACACGCTGTTTAATGCGCTTGTAAACAACGAAGAGTTCAAGCAACTGGATCATAGCCGTTTAAAAATGGCGATGGGCGGTGGTATGGCTGTTCTGCCTTCTACTGCAGAAGCCTGGAAGAAAATTACTGGCACTAACATCATTGAAGGTTATGGCCTGTCTGAAACTTCTCCAGTAGCAACTGCGAACCCACCGGCATCTGAAGCATTTAGCGGTACGATTGGTATTCCGTTACCTTTGACTGAAGTTGCAATTCTGGATGATGACGGTAATGAAGTTGCACTCGGTGAGCAGGGTGAAATCTCAATCCGTGGTCCACAGGTGATGAAAGGCTATTGGAACCGTCCGGATGAAACCGATAAAGTGATGGTAAATGGCTTCTTCCGTACCGGTGATATCGGTGTTATGGATTCACGTGGTTACATCAAAATCGTTGACCGTAAGAAAGACATGATTCTGGTCTCTGGCTTCAACGTTTATCCTTCTGAAATTGAAGAAGTCGTTGCAAAACATCCAAAAGTACTGGAAGTGGCTGCAATTGGTGTACCAGATGAAAAATCAGGTGAAGTGCCAAAACTGTTTGTGGTGAAGAAAGACCCTTCATTGACGACTGAAGAAGTTCTGGCATTTGCAAAAGAAAATCTGACCGGTTATAAACGCCCACGTTATGTTGAATTTATGGATGAATTACCAAAATCTAACGTAGGCAAAATCCTGCGTAAAGATCTACGTAAGACTGCATAA
- the ppa gene encoding inorganic diphosphatase yields MSYSNIPAGKDAPNDIYVIIEIPANAAPIKYEIDKDSDALFVDRFMGTAMFYPANYGYVPNTLSLDGDPLDVLVVTPHPVEPGSVIRCRPVGKLNMEDDGGVDAKLVAVPHDKLTPIYKDVQEYTDLPPLLISQIEHFFQHYKDLEPGKWVKLSGWEGADVAKKEVLSSIAAYAEANK; encoded by the coding sequence ATGAGCTACAGCAATATCCCAGCGGGTAAAGATGCGCCAAACGACATCTATGTCATTATCGAAATTCCTGCAAATGCAGCACCAATCAAATATGAAATCGATAAAGATTCTGATGCATTATTTGTAGACCGTTTCATGGGTACAGCAATGTTCTACCCAGCAAACTATGGTTATGTACCAAATACACTTTCTCTAGATGGCGATCCTCTAGACGTATTGGTCGTAACTCCACATCCAGTAGAGCCAGGTTCAGTCATTCGTTGCCGTCCTGTAGGTAAACTGAACATGGAAGATGATGGTGGTGTTGATGCGAAACTGGTTGCAGTTCCACACGACAAACTGACTCCGATCTACAAAGATGTTCAAGAATATACTGATCTTCCTCCGTTGCTGATCAGCCAAATCGAACACTTCTTCCAGCACTACAAAGACTTGGAACCAGGTAAATGGGTTAAGTTAAGTGGTTGGGAGGGTGCTGATGTTGCTAAAAAGGAAGTACTCAGCTCAATTGCAGCTTATGCAGAAGCAAATAAATAA
- a CDS encoding OprD family outer membrane porin, whose translation MQNTKKLTLAVLIQAALISTAFASEQSESKGFVEDAEGSVLFRTGYLSRDKKNGVADTSSAAQTAIVKLDSGFTQGVVGFGAGIIGDASFKLGNNKNAGNGMIPRENGFNAKGEYVKGAGDTYDHWARGGAYVKARVSNTTAVYGTQVLDLPVLASNTARLVPEYFEGVLVTSNEIDNLSLTAGKFTKNQYSDQIDSDGNELDRAVVWGAKYKFSDALNASYYGTDIKDRLDRHYVNANYSYAVANGGTLTHDFSGYHTEWDKKADGGAYTYSHTTNDLSNLSNNIWAISTTYNTGPHNIMVAYQQNTGNTGYDYGLGRGVGDGHQTIYLPNSYLSDFIGNNEKSAQLQYTFDFGAVNVPGLSWTSAFVYGWDIDVAGSPDHSQLVTSDAQEREFFNQVKYTVQSGFAKDASLRLRHSYYRASDDYQADRYIGDTNEWRIWLDIPVKLF comes from the coding sequence ATGCAAAACACAAAAAAATTAACATTGGCAGTTTTGATTCAGGCTGCATTGATCTCAACCGCTTTTGCTAGCGAGCAGAGTGAGTCTAAAGGTTTTGTAGAAGACGCAGAAGGATCTGTACTTTTCCGTACTGGTTATTTATCTCGTGATAAGAAAAATGGCGTAGCAGATACAAGTTCAGCTGCACAGACTGCAATTGTGAAACTGGATTCTGGCTTTACTCAAGGTGTAGTCGGCTTTGGTGCCGGGATCATCGGTGATGCTTCTTTCAAACTAGGAAACAACAAAAATGCCGGTAATGGCATGATTCCTCGTGAAAACGGTTTCAATGCTAAAGGTGAGTACGTTAAAGGTGCTGGCGATACTTATGATCATTGGGCTCGTGGCGGCGCTTATGTGAAAGCTCGTGTATCTAATACCACTGCTGTATATGGTACCCAAGTTTTAGATCTTCCTGTATTGGCATCAAATACTGCACGTCTCGTTCCTGAATACTTTGAAGGCGTATTAGTGACTAGCAATGAAATTGATAACCTGTCATTAACAGCTGGTAAATTTACTAAAAACCAATATTCAGACCAAATCGACTCTGATGGTAACGAGCTTGATCGTGCTGTTGTTTGGGGCGCGAAATATAAATTTAGTGATGCTCTAAACGCTTCTTACTACGGTACAGATATTAAAGACCGTTTAGACCGTCATTATGTGAATGCGAACTATAGCTATGCAGTAGCCAATGGCGGCACTTTAACTCACGATTTCAGTGGCTATCATACTGAGTGGGATAAAAAAGCTGACGGTGGTGCATATACTTATTCTCATACCACAAATGACTTAAGTAACTTAAGCAACAATATTTGGGCTATTTCTACCACTTACAATACTGGTCCGCACAATATCATGGTGGCTTACCAACAAAATACTGGTAACACAGGCTATGACTATGGTTTGGGTCGCGGTGTAGGTGATGGTCATCAAACGATTTATCTACCAAACTCATACCTGTCTGACTTCATTGGCAATAATGAAAAATCAGCACAACTTCAATACACATTTGACTTCGGTGCTGTAAATGTTCCTGGTCTATCTTGGACTTCCGCATTTGTATATGGTTGGGATATTGATGTAGCAGGTAGTCCAGATCATTCTCAGTTAGTAACTAGCGATGCACAAGAACGTGAATTCTTTAACCAGGTGAAATATACTGTTCAATCTGGTTTTGCTAAAGATGCGAGCTTGCGTTTACGTCACTCTTACTACCGTGCAAGCGATGATTATCAAGCTGATCGATACATTGGTGACACCAACGAATGGCGTATCTGGTTAGATATTCCTGTGAAATTATTCTAA
- a CDS encoding MAPEG family protein produces the protein MHSISGVIYLILAACLLPYVFTLIAKKSAGFRAKDNQNPRAFLEKSTGLASRANAAQQNSFESLPLFIASILMAEYMVVPQSLVMTFGIAYLVFRVIYGICYLANWSTLRSIVWLLSLLCPITLLLLIIKIS, from the coding sequence ATGCATAGCATTAGTGGGGTTATCTATCTCATTTTGGCAGCTTGTCTTTTACCTTATGTTTTTACCTTGATTGCGAAAAAATCGGCAGGGTTTCGTGCAAAAGACAATCAGAATCCGCGGGCATTTTTAGAAAAGTCTACAGGCCTGGCCAGTCGCGCCAATGCCGCTCAGCAAAATAGCTTTGAAAGCTTACCGCTCTTTATCGCCTCGATTCTGATGGCAGAATATATGGTCGTGCCGCAAAGTCTGGTGATGACCTTTGGGATTGCCTATCTGGTTTTTCGGGTCATCTATGGGATCTGTTATCTGGCGAACTGGTCGACCTTACGTTCAATTGTCTGGCTGTTATCTTTATTATGTCCAATAACCTTACTGCTGTTAATTATCAAAATCTCTTAA